The following are encoded together in the Gallaecimonas xiamenensis 3-C-1 genome:
- a CDS encoding universal stress protein: protein MTTDVMACLDGSEHSQAVCQYGSWATGQLQAPLTLLHVLEHHHGLHGGDFSGAIGLGAQEALIEEMARLDEARSKLAMEQGRQMLEGAKASLAGVGLGDIQVRQRHGELVASLKELEDQTRLWVMGRSGAGAQGDLGLHVERAARGLSKPLLLVPGAFKTPQSVLIAFDGSPTTRKALELVAKSPLFKGLPCHVVMVGDNSEDQQVQLKWALSQLNLEGHQAQGTIIAGEVEKVLTQYQQQQEIDLMVMGAYGHSRIRQWLLGSTTNAMLRASNVPILLMR, encoded by the coding sequence ATGACTACAGACGTAATGGCCTGCCTGGACGGCTCTGAACATAGCCAGGCCGTTTGCCAGTATGGAAGCTGGGCGACTGGCCAGCTCCAGGCTCCTTTGACCCTGCTGCATGTGTTGGAGCACCATCATGGCCTCCATGGCGGCGATTTTAGCGGTGCCATTGGCCTGGGCGCCCAAGAAGCCCTCATCGAAGAAATGGCAAGGCTGGACGAAGCCCGGTCCAAGTTGGCCATGGAGCAGGGCCGGCAGATGCTGGAAGGAGCCAAGGCCAGCCTGGCTGGTGTGGGGCTTGGGGATATTCAGGTACGCCAGCGCCATGGCGAGCTGGTAGCCAGCCTCAAGGAGCTGGAAGACCAGACCCGGCTTTGGGTCATGGGCAGGAGCGGCGCCGGTGCCCAGGGCGACTTGGGCCTGCACGTGGAAAGGGCTGCCCGAGGCTTGAGCAAGCCGCTGCTGCTGGTACCCGGCGCTTTCAAAACACCTCAATCGGTGCTGATTGCTTTCGACGGCTCACCTACCACCCGCAAAGCGCTGGAGCTGGTGGCCAAAAGCCCCCTATTCAAGGGACTGCCCTGTCATGTGGTGATGGTAGGGGATAACAGCGAAGACCAGCAGGTACAGCTTAAGTGGGCTCTTAGCCAGCTTAATCTGGAAGGACACCAGGCCCAGGGCACTATCATCGCCGGTGAAGTGGAAAAGGTACTGACCCAGTATCAGCAGCAACAGGAGATTGACTTGATGGTGATGGGGGCCTACGGCCATTCCCGCATTCGCCAGTGGCTGCTGGGTTCCACCACCAACGCCATGCTGCGGGCCAGCAATGTGCCCATACTGTTGATGCGCTAA
- the zapD gene encoding cell division protein ZapD produces the protein MIRHFFDDVLWSMDCQFEFPLSEKFRAYLRLDYLLRRLFKAADNADWPFFTALFDLLDVLERGDIKAELIKDLERTIEQLGRWAAMPGVDAEQLSGLNKELQGHRQWLLTQQRLPPGWRDDPLLMALRARFSVAGGDAPFDLPQLACWQQRSAVLQQADVAAWLDKVEPVARALGLFLHLVREGGRREQVLARNGFYQASAENLVLLQLAGLPAGLYPSVSGHRGRYTVRLMALGDDGETTAVADDIPMVLTHCSWQ, from the coding sequence TTGATACGACATTTTTTTGACGATGTATTGTGGAGCATGGACTGCCAGTTCGAGTTTCCCCTTTCTGAAAAATTCCGTGCCTACCTGCGGCTCGATTATCTGCTTCGGCGCCTGTTCAAGGCGGCCGACAATGCCGATTGGCCGTTTTTTACGGCCCTGTTCGATCTGCTGGATGTGCTGGAGCGTGGCGATATCAAGGCTGAACTGATCAAGGATCTGGAAAGAACCATTGAACAGTTGGGCCGCTGGGCTGCCATGCCTGGGGTGGACGCCGAGCAGTTATCCGGCCTTAACAAGGAGCTGCAAGGCCACCGCCAATGGCTGTTGACCCAGCAAAGACTGCCCCCTGGCTGGCGGGATGACCCCTTGTTGATGGCCCTTAGGGCCCGATTCAGTGTGGCCGGTGGTGATGCTCCTTTCGATCTGCCGCAACTGGCTTGCTGGCAACAGCGCAGCGCCGTATTGCAACAGGCCGACGTGGCCGCCTGGCTGGACAAAGTGGAGCCCGTTGCCCGGGCCCTGGGGCTGTTCTTGCATCTGGTCAGGGAAGGCGGGCGTCGGGAACAGGTGCTGGCCCGCAATGGCTTTTACCAGGCCAGCGCCGAAAACCTGGTGCTGCTGCAGCTTGCCGGGCTGCCTGCTGGGCTTTACCCTAGCGTCTCCGGTCACAGAGGGCGCTACACGGTGCGCCTGATGGCGTTGGGGGATGACGGGGAGACCACCGCCGTGGCTGACGATATCCCCATGGTATTGACCCATTGCAGCTGGCAGTAG
- the coaE gene encoding dephospho-CoA kinase (Dephospho-CoA kinase (CoaE) performs the final step in coenzyme A biosynthesis.) — translation MSFVVGLTGGIGSGKSTVADLFAELGIVLVDADLVAREVVEPGTQGLAAIVEHFGAALLQPDGQLDRAALRQRVFNNETERQWLNALLHPLIRSSMAEQLANAKSPYVLWVVPLLIENGLCKDCDQVLVVDAAPELQRQRVLARDKSADADAIMARQLPRDERLQYADQVVDNGGNLADLKAQVQFLHRQYLSMAAQKRL, via the coding sequence ATGAGCTTTGTGGTGGGATTGACCGGCGGCATAGGTTCCGGCAAGAGCACGGTGGCGGATCTGTTTGCGGAACTGGGCATAGTGCTTGTGGATGCCGACCTGGTGGCCAGGGAAGTGGTTGAACCCGGTACCCAGGGACTGGCGGCCATAGTCGAGCATTTTGGTGCTGCGCTGCTTCAGCCCGACGGCCAGTTGGACAGGGCAGCACTGCGCCAAAGGGTGTTCAATAATGAGACCGAGCGCCAATGGCTCAACGCCTTGTTACACCCACTGATACGCAGCAGCATGGCGGAGCAGTTGGCCAACGCCAAAAGCCCTTATGTGCTGTGGGTGGTGCCTTTGCTCATAGAAAACGGCCTCTGTAAGGACTGCGACCAGGTATTGGTGGTGGACGCCGCCCCCGAACTGCAGCGCCAGCGGGTGTTAGCCCGTGACAAGAGCGCCGATGCCGACGCCATCATGGCAAGGCAGCTGCCCCGCGACGAGCGGCTGCAATATGCTGACCAGGTGGTGGACAATGGTGGCAATCTGGCCGACCTGAAAGCCCAGGTTCAGTTTTTACACCGTCAATACCTGTCGATGGCTGCCCAAAAAAGGCTATGA
- the nadC gene encoding carboxylating nicotinate-nucleotide diphosphorylase: MALQQDIAKQVAAALQEDLGGSVDAGGDITALLVPADEVKQARVITREPMVFCGKAWVEETFKALGGDVQLDFLVADGERVEAGATLFTLQGPARQLLTGERTALNFVQLLSGTATVTRFYADKLTGTQTRLLDTRKTVPGLRLAQKYAVTCGGGVNHRIGLFDAFLIKENHILAAGSIANAVGEAHRIAPGKKVEVEVENMGELAEALAAEADIIMLDNFSYEDMYSAVALRDQQRPATKLEVSGNVTDQALAAIAATGVDFISSGALTKHVTAIDLSMRIL, from the coding sequence ATGGCTCTGCAACAGGATATTGCCAAGCAGGTGGCTGCGGCCCTGCAAGAAGATCTGGGTGGCAGCGTGGACGCAGGGGGTGACATTACTGCCCTGTTGGTGCCAGCAGATGAAGTAAAACAGGCCCGCGTCATTACCCGCGAGCCTATGGTCTTTTGCGGCAAGGCCTGGGTAGAAGAAACCTTCAAGGCCCTGGGTGGTGACGTGCAGCTGGACTTTCTGGTGGCAGACGGCGAGCGGGTCGAAGCCGGTGCTACCCTCTTTACCCTGCAAGGGCCTGCCAGGCAGCTCCTGACCGGTGAGCGCACCGCCCTTAACTTCGTACAATTGCTGTCCGGCACTGCCACTGTTACCCGGTTTTACGCCGACAAGCTCACAGGCACCCAGACCCGGCTGCTGGACACCCGTAAAACGGTGCCTGGCCTGCGTTTGGCACAAAAGTACGCCGTAACCTGCGGTGGCGGTGTTAACCACCGCATAGGTCTTTTTGACGCCTTCCTGATCAAGGAAAACCACATACTGGCCGCCGGCTCTATTGCCAATGCCGTTGGTGAAGCCCACCGTATTGCCCCAGGCAAGAAAGTGGAAGTGGAAGTGGAGAATATGGGCGAGTTGGCAGAGGCCCTGGCAGCAGAAGCCGATATCATCATGCTGGATAACTTCAGCTATGAAGATATGTACAGCGCCGTGGCCCTCCGTGACCAGCAGCGCCCGGCCACCAAGTTGGAGGTTTCCGGCAATGTGACCGACCAGGCCCTGGCCGCCATCGCCGCCACCGGCGTGGATTTCATATCCAGTGGCGCCTTGACCAAGCATGTGACGGCCATCGACCTTTCCATGCGTATCCTCTGA
- the pdhR gene encoding pyruvate dehydrogenase complex transcriptional repressor PdhR, producing MAGYQRIRQPRLADVIQEQLETLILEGTLAPGQKLPPERELATQFEVSRPSVREAIQKLEAKGLLVRRQGGGTYVSQDIYGELANPLFEMLTHHSEGQLDLLEFRYALEAMAAYYAALRGTDADFAEIRAAYVDVEKAHSTDDVPLEAKAITRFHELVAQASHNVVILHLFRVMKPLLIQNVQLNLEMLYQRSSAPERVGQHRKYLLECIVSGKPQEARSACEQHLAYLEETLLDIRREQSRLQRSLRRLQSKPSGSKT from the coding sequence ATGGCTGGTTACCAAAGGATAAGACAACCCCGTCTGGCGGATGTCATTCAGGAACAACTGGAAACCTTGATCCTCGAGGGCACCCTGGCTCCAGGGCAGAAGCTGCCCCCTGAAAGGGAGCTGGCGACCCAGTTCGAGGTGTCCAGACCCTCGGTACGCGAGGCTATCCAGAAACTGGAGGCCAAAGGTCTGCTGGTGCGCCGCCAGGGTGGCGGCACCTATGTCAGCCAGGATATCTATGGCGAGCTGGCCAATCCCCTGTTCGAGATGTTGACCCATCACTCGGAAGGGCAGCTGGACCTGCTGGAGTTCCGTTACGCTTTGGAAGCCATGGCGGCCTACTACGCCGCCCTGCGTGGAACTGACGCCGATTTTGCCGAGATCCGCGCAGCCTATGTGGACGTGGAAAAGGCCCATAGCACTGACGATGTGCCCTTGGAAGCCAAGGCCATTACCCGATTTCATGAACTGGTAGCCCAGGCCAGCCACAATGTGGTGATCCTGCACCTGTTCCGCGTGATGAAACCGCTGCTGATCCAGAACGTGCAGTTGAACCTGGAAATGCTGTACCAGCGTTCCAGCGCACCGGAAAGGGTCGGGCAGCATCGCAAGTATTTGCTGGAATGTATTGTGTCCGGCAAACCCCAGGAAGCCCGCAGCGCCTGTGAGCAGCACCTGGCCTACCTGGAAGAAACTTTGTTGGATATCCGCCGCGAACAAAGCCGTCTGCAGCGCTCTTTGCGGCGACTGCAAAGCAAACCGTCTGGCTCTAAAACCTAG
- a CDS encoding type II secretion system F family protein: MATAAASKRKIEAQKLEIFTWKGLNRRGEKVQGEMTGIRINEIKAQLRAQGITPKEVKRKPKSLFSFGQKIDAADIAAITRQLATMLASGVPLVQSLDIVSKGHKKDAVREMMVKISADVQGGTLLSEALAKYPVYFDSLYRDLVAAGEHSGAMETMFDRIATYKEKQEELKAKIKKALFYPSAIVFVAIVVTAILLIFVVPQFEDIFHSFGAELPAFTQLWISISHAVQNSWYVILAILIAGALLFRSMHRKSQNVRDKTDKFVLRIPIVGPILHKASLARFARTLATTFAAGVPLIEGLASSAGASGNALYRDAILKVRREVETGMQMNVAMRTTQVFPELIIQMVLIGEESGSIDEMMSKVAQIYEREVDDAVDGLMSLLEPAIMIVLGPIIGGLVVAMYLPIFQLGQVVG, encoded by the coding sequence ATGGCAACCGCAGCGGCCAGTAAACGAAAAATAGAGGCCCAAAAGCTGGAAATTTTCACCTGGAAAGGGCTTAACCGCCGGGGTGAAAAGGTCCAGGGGGAAATGACCGGGATCCGGATTAACGAGATCAAGGCGCAGCTCAGGGCCCAGGGGATCACCCCCAAGGAGGTCAAGCGTAAACCCAAATCGCTGTTCTCCTTCGGGCAAAAAATTGATGCGGCAGATATCGCTGCCATTACCCGCCAGTTGGCTACCATGCTGGCCTCAGGGGTACCTTTGGTACAGTCCCTGGATATCGTCTCCAAGGGCCATAAGAAAGATGCCGTGCGGGAGATGATGGTTAAGATAAGTGCCGACGTGCAGGGAGGCACCCTGCTGTCAGAGGCCCTGGCCAAGTATCCTGTGTACTTCGACTCCCTGTACCGGGACTTGGTGGCGGCCGGTGAACACTCCGGCGCCATGGAGACCATGTTCGACCGGATAGCCACCTACAAGGAAAAGCAGGAAGAACTGAAAGCCAAGATCAAAAAAGCGTTGTTTTACCCCTCGGCCATCGTCTTCGTGGCCATAGTGGTCACTGCCATACTGCTGATCTTCGTGGTGCCCCAGTTTGAGGATATCTTCCATTCCTTCGGCGCCGAACTGCCAGCCTTTACCCAACTGTGGATAAGCATTTCCCATGCCGTGCAGAATTCCTGGTACGTCATCTTGGCAATACTGATCGCAGGGGCTTTGCTGTTTCGCTCCATGCACCGCAAGTCGCAGAATGTCAGGGATAAGACCGACAAGTTCGTGCTGCGGATCCCCATAGTGGGCCCCATACTACACAAAGCCTCGCTGGCACGGTTTGCCCGCACTTTGGCCACCACTTTTGCCGCCGGTGTGCCCCTGATTGAAGGTCTGGCTTCTTCGGCCGGTGCTTCCGGCAATGCCCTTTACCGCGATGCCATCCTCAAGGTGCGCCGGGAAGTGGAAACCGGTATGCAGATGAACGTGGCCATGCGTACCACCCAGGTGTTTCCGGAATTGATCATCCAGATGGTACTGATCGGTGAGGAATCCGGCTCCATCGACGAGATGATGTCCAAGGTGGCGCAGATTTACGAACGGGAAGTGGATGATGCGGTGGACGGCCTGATGAGCCTCTTGGAGCCGGCCATTATGATAGTGCTTGGCCCTATCATCGGTGGCTTGGTCGTGGCAATGTACCTGCCTATCTTCCAGTTGGGACAAGTGGTTGGTTAA
- the ampD gene encoding 1,6-anhydro-N-acetylmuramyl-L-alanine amidase AmpD — translation MAPDWYPGARRHPSPHFDERPSSDSPSLLVLHNISLPPQQFGQGLVPAFFDGSLDCHQHPWLQRLAGVRVSAHFFIERSGQVWQFVALSARAWHAGLSCFQGRERLNDFSLGVELEGADHLPFTAPQYQALAELSRWLFSVTEIGPDRVTAHETIAPSRKSDPGPLFDWLAYYRALESHP, via the coding sequence ATGGCACCAGACTGGTACCCCGGCGCCCGGCGCCACCCCAGCCCCCATTTTGATGAGCGTCCCAGCAGCGACTCGCCGTCACTGTTGGTGTTGCATAACATCAGCCTGCCACCACAGCAGTTTGGCCAGGGGCTGGTGCCGGCATTTTTCGACGGCAGTCTCGATTGTCACCAGCATCCCTGGCTGCAAAGGCTTGCAGGGGTGCGGGTGTCGGCCCACTTCTTTATCGAGCGCAGTGGCCAGGTTTGGCAGTTTGTCGCGCTGTCAGCCAGGGCCTGGCATGCAGGCCTGTCGTGCTTCCAGGGCCGTGAGCGCCTTAACGACTTCAGCCTGGGAGTCGAATTGGAAGGGGCTGACCACCTGCCCTTCACCGCCCCTCAATACCAGGCCCTGGCCGAACTCAGCCGTTGGCTGTTTTCGGTCACAGAGATCGGACCTGACCGGGTCACAGCCCATGAAACCATAGCCCCCTCAAGGAAAAGCGATCCCGGCCCCCTGTTCGACTGGCTGGCATACTACCGAGCCCTGGAGTCTCACCCATGA
- the yacG gene encoding DNA gyrase inhibitor YacG: protein MVVACPICGKSVPWSEQSPFRPFCSKRCQLIDLGEWASGDRAIPAEEESPSESDDLD from the coding sequence TTGGTAGTAGCATGTCCCATTTGCGGTAAGTCCGTTCCCTGGTCGGAACAGAGCCCGTTCAGGCCCTTTTGTTCTAAGCGTTGCCAATTGATCGATCTTGGTGAGTGGGCCTCGGGCGACAGGGCCATTCCCGCCGAAGAAGAATCCCCTTCCGAGTCCGACGACTTAGACTAA
- a CDS encoding prepilin peptidase has protein sequence MLGREPLWLTVFVLVFGLLVGSFLNVVIYRLPVMLERRWQRESRELLALEPLADQPSFNLMVPRSHCPKCRAEVAWYDNVPLLSWLWLGGRCRHCKTPISARYPLVELATGLISAVVAWYMGPSVMLPAALLFTWVLVALTFIDADTMLLPDDLTLPLMWAGLLLSLIGGLVSPVQAILGAAIGYLSLWSVYWAFKLLTGKEGMGYGDFKLLAALGAWLGPWMLPQIILLSSVFGVIWGLYAAARRRQGSMPMPFGPFLAAAGWVALIWGQDINAWYLGYFQ, from the coding sequence ATGTTAGGCCGTGAGCCACTTTGGCTCACGGTCTTTGTTTTGGTGTTTGGCCTGCTGGTAGGCAGTTTCCTGAATGTGGTGATTTACCGTTTACCGGTGATGCTGGAGCGTCGCTGGCAACGGGAGAGCCGTGAGTTGCTGGCCTTGGAACCCCTTGCCGACCAGCCCTCTTTCAACCTGATGGTGCCGCGCAGCCACTGCCCCAAATGCCGGGCCGAGGTGGCTTGGTACGATAATGTGCCGCTGCTGAGCTGGCTTTGGCTTGGTGGCCGTTGCCGCCATTGTAAAACCCCTATTTCCGCCCGTTATCCGCTGGTAGAGCTGGCCACCGGCCTGATATCAGCGGTGGTGGCCTGGTATATGGGACCCAGTGTCATGCTACCGGCGGCATTGCTTTTTACCTGGGTCTTGGTAGCCCTGACTTTTATCGACGCCGACACCATGCTGTTGCCGGACGACCTCACCCTGCCGCTGATGTGGGCCGGTCTGCTGTTAAGCCTGATTGGTGGCTTGGTCAGTCCGGTGCAAGCTATCCTCGGCGCAGCCATAGGTTACCTGTCCCTGTGGTCAGTCTATTGGGCTTTTAAATTGCTGACCGGCAAGGAAGGCATGGGCTACGGAGATTTCAAGCTACTGGCCGCCTTAGGAGCTTGGCTTGGGCCCTGGATGTTGCCGCAAATCATACTGTTGTCGTCGGTATTCGGTGTTATCTGGGGCCTCTATGCCGCAGCACGTCGGCGTCAGGGCAGCATGCCCATGCCTTTCGGCCCCTTCCTGGCCGCAGCTGGCTGGGTGGCCCTGATCTGGGGGCAGGATATCAATGCCTGGTACCTGGGTTATTTCCAATGA
- the ampE gene encoding regulatory signaling modulator protein AmpE yields the protein MMLITLLALLALDRVLMLPPAWQLDSWLAKLPLALRTPQLPWPLLLLALVAVSLLVDGLLWYSPWILSWPLAVLLLWVGLSTTAVRQTYRRMLNAFSRGDLEAADLCSESLEAPLTSATYSGRERTMMALLWANYRHYCAILFFFVLGGVGPALAYGVLRYWHDNEVPEARKLMKLVDWLPVRLTALGFAFVGHYSRAMPKWLEGLLHHPKDNEDYLGRVALAAEEVDCSQPCSEKPALFMVALAKRNLLFFLALVAALILFGLLV from the coding sequence ATGATGCTGATCACCCTTTTGGCGCTGCTGGCCCTGGACAGGGTCCTGATGCTACCACCAGCCTGGCAACTGGACAGCTGGCTGGCCAAGCTGCCTCTGGCCCTGCGCACCCCGCAGTTGCCCTGGCCCTTATTGCTGCTGGCGCTGGTAGCGGTGTCGCTGCTGGTGGACGGGCTGCTCTGGTATAGCCCCTGGATCCTGTCCTGGCCGCTGGCGGTATTGCTGCTGTGGGTCGGCCTCAGCACCACAGCGGTGCGCCAAACCTACAGACGCATGCTTAACGCCTTTTCCCGGGGCGATCTGGAAGCGGCGGACCTTTGCTCCGAGTCCCTTGAAGCGCCTCTGACCTCAGCCACCTACAGCGGCCGGGAAAGAACCATGATGGCCCTGCTCTGGGCTAACTACCGCCACTACTGCGCCATCCTCTTCTTCTTTGTGTTGGGTGGGGTAGGGCCGGCCCTGGCTTACGGCGTACTGCGCTATTGGCATGACAACGAGGTGCCGGAGGCGCGTAAGCTGATGAAGTTGGTGGACTGGTTACCGGTGCGCCTTACCGCCCTGGGTTTTGCCTTTGTGGGCCATTACTCCAGGGCCATGCCCAAGTGGCTTGAAGGTTTGCTGCACCATCCTAAGGACAACGAAGACTACCTGGGGCGGGTGGCCTTGGCTGCCGAAGAGGTGGATTGTTCCCAGCCCTGTTCCGAGAAGCCGGCCCTCTTTATGGTGGCCCTGGCCAAACGCAATCTGCTGTTCTTCCTGGCCCTGGTTGCGGCCTTGATCCTCTTCGGACTTTTGGTCTGA
- a CDS encoding pilin: MKKQQGFTLIELMIVVAIVGILAAIALPAYQNYTKKSRFAEVVASTGAIKTQIEVCTQTGETVLASCATGPLIAGATGAQYVNGITVTGSMTAPVITATAANAGGLSTSDQYILTGAASAGAVTWTKGGSCVANNLC; this comes from the coding sequence ATGAAGAAACAACAAGGCTTTACCCTGATCGAACTGATGATCGTGGTCGCGATCGTAGGCATCCTGGCTGCCATCGCGCTGCCTGCTTATCAGAACTACACCAAAAAATCGCGTTTTGCTGAGGTCGTAGCATCCACTGGTGCGATCAAAACTCAGATAGAGGTGTGCACCCAGACTGGCGAAACAGTTTTGGCATCCTGTGCGACTGGCCCGCTGATTGCTGGTGCCACCGGCGCTCAGTACGTTAATGGTATCACCGTAACTGGTTCAATGACTGCGCCAGTGATCACCGCTACAGCAGCAAACGCAGGTGGTTTGAGCACTTCTGACCAATATATTTTGACAGGTGCAGCCAGTGCTGGTGCCGTTACCTGGACTAAGGGTGGTAGTTGCGTAGCTAACAACCTGTGCTAA
- the pilB gene encoding type IV-A pilus assembly ATPase PilB: protein MSGFLPVAKGTLALLLRRGKITQATAEELLKENHSGLIPLFDVLKKSELSAEAFAKFLSEQYGLPVFDLSKFDVDTIPSTLLNEQLIQKHAVLPLFKRQNRIFIATADPSNQAALEDFRFNLRLPTEPVLVNADELAKSIDKLLEKTGASLDIGDVNDSELADLAVDEEDEKESDLATGKDDDAPIVIYVNKLLMDAIRKGASDLHFEPYEKSYRVRFRIDGILHEVAAPPVSVANRLAARIKVMSKLDIAERRIPQDGRIKLRLSRKKAIDFRVSTLPTLWGEKIVMRILDSSSAQLGIDMLGYDPEQKRLYLEALHKPQGMILVTGPTGSGKTVSLYTGLNILNTEERNISTAEDPVEINLPGVNQVQIHAKAGMTFASALRAFLRQDPDIIMVGEIRDLETAEISIKAAQTGHLVLSTLHTNSASETLTRLVNMGVPPYNIASSVTLVIAQRLGRRLCPTCKQPENLPKDELLRQGFSPRQIEEGFTLFRPVGCSECTGGYKGRVGVYETMPMTEALAKIIMEGGNSLDIAAQAQREGIKNLRQSGLEKARQGVTSLAEVNRITSY from the coding sequence ATGTCAGGATTCCTTCCCGTTGCCAAAGGCACCCTCGCCCTTCTCCTAAGGCGAGGCAAGATCACCCAAGCCACAGCCGAAGAACTGCTTAAGGAAAACCACTCCGGGCTCATCCCCCTGTTTGACGTCCTTAAGAAGTCGGAGCTGAGCGCCGAGGCTTTTGCCAAGTTCCTCTCCGAGCAATACGGCTTGCCGGTTTTCGACCTGAGCAAGTTTGATGTCGATACCATTCCCAGCACCCTTTTGAATGAGCAGCTCATTCAAAAGCATGCTGTACTGCCGCTGTTCAAGCGCCAGAATCGTATCTTTATTGCTACCGCCGACCCGTCCAACCAGGCGGCCTTGGAAGACTTTCGTTTTAACCTGCGCCTGCCCACCGAGCCGGTGTTGGTTAACGCCGACGAGTTGGCCAAGTCCATAGACAAGCTGCTGGAAAAGACCGGCGCCAGCCTGGATATAGGTGACGTCAACGACTCAGAGCTTGCCGACCTGGCCGTGGATGAAGAAGACGAGAAGGAAAGTGACCTTGCCACTGGCAAGGACGATGACGCCCCTATCGTCATTTACGTCAACAAATTGCTGATGGACGCTATCCGTAAGGGCGCTTCGGACCTGCACTTCGAGCCCTACGAGAAGAGCTACCGGGTGCGCTTTCGCATCGACGGCATTCTCCATGAAGTGGCGGCGCCACCGGTGTCGGTGGCCAATCGTCTGGCAGCCCGTATCAAGGTCATGTCCAAACTGGATATCGCCGAGCGGCGTATCCCCCAGGACGGTCGCATCAAGCTGCGCCTGTCCCGCAAAAAAGCCATCGATTTTCGTGTCTCGACCCTCCCAACCTTGTGGGGCGAGAAGATCGTTATGCGTATCCTTGACTCCAGCTCTGCGCAGCTGGGGATCGATATGCTGGGGTATGACCCTGAGCAGAAACGGCTTTACCTTGAGGCACTGCACAAACCCCAAGGCATGATCTTGGTAACGGGGCCTACCGGGTCAGGTAAGACGGTCTCCCTTTATACAGGTCTGAATATCCTCAACACCGAAGAGCGCAATATTTCCACCGCAGAAGATCCGGTGGAGATCAACTTGCCCGGGGTCAACCAGGTGCAAATCCATGCCAAAGCCGGTATGACTTTCGCCTCGGCACTGCGGGCCTTTCTGCGCCAAGACCCGGACATCATCATGGTGGGGGAGATCCGGGATCTGGAAACGGCGGAGATCTCCATCAAGGCGGCCCAAACCGGCCACTTGGTGCTCTCGACTCTGCACACCAACTCGGCCTCTGAAACCCTGACCCGTCTGGTCAACATGGGGGTGCCGCCTTACAACATTGCCTCCAGCGTCACCTTGGTTATCGCCCAGCGTCTGGGACGGCGCCTGTGCCCAACCTGCAAGCAGCCGGAAAATCTGCCCAAAGACGAATTACTGCGCCAGGGGTTTAGCCCCCGGCAGATAGAAGAAGGCTTTACCCTGTTTCGACCTGTCGGCTGCAGCGAATGCACAGGCGGCTATAAAGGAAGGGTAGGGGTATACGAAACCATGCCTATGACAGAGGCACTGGCCAAGATAATCATGGAAGGTGGGAACTCGCTGGATATTGCCGCCCAGGCCCAGCGGGAGGGGATCAAGAACTTGCGTCAATCCGGTTTGGAAAAGGCCAGGCAGGGGGTGACTTCCCTGGCTGAGGTCAACCGGATCACCAGCTACTAA